In one Misgurnus anguillicaudatus chromosome 1, ASM2758022v2, whole genome shotgun sequence genomic region, the following are encoded:
- the scaf11 gene encoding uncharacterized protein scaf11 isoform X1, which produces MQEGPGKGGQSLEDEAAHRCPICLNQPRRADRAVPDGCSHVYCSACILRWAQMVQSCPVDRRPIRMIYLQGSSQQCIKLPVKVTQLSESHMCSGQDAQKMCHVSVEETEETKRLQKKKLNAKQKRHNRKCHSEAFVNKNRKMIGDSCHALQRSQHFHSSLPSQQGATVGTVTHIITESVELCEELSDDIQWRRLQRKSRWLPASAPAPSIGVIGVSLRSHLLLSAVSASLNLMLSENSVPFGRVCAVTCPKGEERKGSRGSGSKSSAKPAEAVPTRRSSRHSRSETEDTAAEQSQTTDSDTSSSTNHSTTSQNESSASSSEGQQESNQRVKTKDDPVERQEEEQKSEPENHEDDEVLKEEESEETEADQEPKEDESSDQANNDPEPADPEQKMEKANEKSPDENECVSTDANSPEKETTTIEEKASMNTVDHEDNQELSPGVMTKCDEVQASKEIDSPPSFGADLLKLGSQNVEPTSYTSNKITDLEPESETTAENTDEGLTQESSSFPSESPNLLDQSTGPSDQQLPQVNATSLETLDTNAGTHQDNTDLIPMECDSPASVNEDHAAVEMDSSVNVPQRPSQEPVHKSESCKEPKGSDKRDGRSRRSRFHSPTTTWSSSKESRSEGSRRSRSRDRSTKTRSTSRSREQQEDDQDGRPNHSRERSRSRERSRRRCSRSRSRSRTRNRTGRRSPSPERVDHSGHSPRKRESWGGDGWQAGGGERGFRNSSWRNNSEIPSNFTGREPNSSNNGNFHEASPDRGRNENPDWVRTWTDTETRGREQRRDESVVDPPAESWSRGGWNVEQGQRSAGRGRGAHWPSNQQGEQGENWRQRTSFSGTANNTDSYNRFNENRVGTKRKEPEGSDSAVDRSGWSSASSWAVRRTLPADVQNYYSRRDRGSSNVWNRQEEDQSAPGVSKQADPPQNEPKAPLSTEAVPQPLPALMPHQLGMVGVLRYPMAPLVPRAPAPGLQPAQFGMPPPVSVHLHPAGPLLQVPTIAVQGLPPPPPPPPPVQQGGFTAPNEGHMPQQVMPNFSAPGKPSFKPMPTKVGASLHHPTGTLSVAQPSSTTPQPTSHSKAHADSSKKEKKLQIQERAVSEVKAAIKPYYQKNEINKEEYKEIVRKAVEKVCHSKSGEVNSDKVANLVKAYVDKYKRIRKNKSEKS; this is translated from the exons ATGCAAGAGGGGCCAGGAAAGG GTGGACAAAGTTTGGAGGATGAGGCAGCCCATCGCTGTCCTATCTGTCTGAACCAACCCAGGCGGGCAGATAGAGCGGTACCGGACGGCTGCTCGCATGTTTACTGCTCTGCCTGTATTCTCCGCTGGGCGCAG ATGGTTCAGTCCTGCCCAGTGGATCGCAGACCCATCAGAATGATCTACCTGCAGGGCTCCTCGCAGCAGTGCATCAAG CTTCCTGTGAAAGTGACCCAGCTGTCAGAGTCGCACATGTGCAGTGGTCAAGACGCTCAAAAGATGTGTCATGTCTCTGT AGAAGAGACCGAAGAAACCAAGAGACTGCAAAAGAAAAAACTTAATGCCAAACAGAAACGCCACAATCGAAAAT GTCACTCGGAAGCATTTGTGAATAAAAACAGAAAG ATGATTGGAGACTCATGTCATGCTCTCCAGCGCTCTCAACATTTTCACTCATCACTGCCCAGCCAACAGGGGGCGACAGTCGGTACTGTGACTCATATCAT AACTGAATCTGTCGAGCTTTGTGAGGAGTTGTCGGATGACATCCAGTGGAGGAGATTGCAGAGGAAATCCCGATGGTTACCTGCCTCTGCACCTGCCCCCTCAATAGGTGTAATTGG GGTGTCGCTGCGTTCACACCTGCTTCTGTCAGCTGTCTCTGCGTCTCTCAATCTTATGCTGTCAGAAAACTCAG TTCCTTTCGGCAGAGTTTGTGCCGTCACATGCCCCAAAGGTGAGGAGAGAAAGGGTAGCAGAGGTTCTGGGTCAAAGAGCTCAGCAAAACCAGCAGAAGCTGTTCCGACAAGACGCTCCTCTCGGCACAGTCGCTCCGAGACAGAGGATACTGCTGCTGAACAATCCCAGACAACAGATTCAGATACGTCCTCTTCCACCAACCATTCAACTACATCACAAAACGAATCCAGTGCTTCTTCGAGCGAGGGCCAGCAAGAGAGCAATCAAAGAGTGAAGACAAAAGATGATCCAGTGGAGAGACAAGAAGAGGAACAGAAATCTGAGCCTGAGAATCATGAAGATGATGAAGTATTAAAGGAAGAAGAATCAGAAGAAACTGAAGCAGACCAGGAACCTAAAGAAGATGAGAGTTCTGATCAAGCCAATAATGATCCAGAACCAGCAGATCCAGAGCAGAAGATGGAGAAGGCGAATGAGAAGAGTCCTGATGAGAATGAATGTGTTTCCACTGATGCTAATAGCCCTGAAAAAGAAACTACCACAATAGAGGAAAAGGCCAGCATGAATACTGTTGATCATGAAGACAATCAGGAACTTTCACCCGGTGTCATGACAAAATGTGATGAAGTTCAAGCATCAAAGGAGATAGACAGTCCACCTTCTTTTGGTGCAGACCTGCTAAAGCTTGGTTCTCAAAATGTTGAACCAACATCATACACTTCAAACAAGATCACTGACTTGGAACCTGAATCTGAGACCACAGCAGAAAACACAGATGAAGGTCTCACACAAGAGTCTAGCAGCTTTCCTTCGGAGTCTCCCAACCTTCTGGATCAGAGCACCGGTCCATCAGATCAACAACTCCCACAAGTGAATGCCACCTCGTTAGAGACTTTGGACACTAATGCAGGAACCCATCAAGACAACACTGACCTCATTCCCATGGAGTGTGATTCACCTGCGTCCGTGAATGAAGACCATGCTGCAGTTGAGATGGATTCCAGCGTCAACGTGCCCCAGCGGCCCAGTCAAGAGCCTGTGCACAAGTCTGAATCGTGTAAGGAGCCGAAAGGCTCAGACAAGAGGGATGGGCGATCACGCAGGTCTCGCTTTCATTCACCTACGACAACCTGGTCTTCTAGCAAGGAGTCTAGAAGTGAAGGGTCACGCAGATCAAGATCACGAGATAGAAGCACCAAAACCCGATCCACATCAAGGAGCCGTGAGCAACAAGAGGATGACCAAGATGGTAGACCGAACCATAGCAGAGAACGCAGTCGTAGTAGAGAGCGGAGTCGCAGGCGATGCAGTCGAAGTCGTTCGAGGTCCAGAACCAGAAACCGGACTGGACGCAGGAGCCCCTCTCCGGAGCGCGTGGACCACAGCGGACACTCTCCTCGGAAAAGGGAGTCTTGGGGTGGCGACGGTTGGCAGGCTGGAGGTGGTGAAAGAGGTTTCCGCAATTCCAGCTGGAGGAACAATTCAGAGATACCTAGTAATTTCACAGGAAGAGAGCCTAATTCATCTAACAACGGCAACTTCCACGAAGCATCGCCAGATCGAGGCAGAAATGAGAACCCAGACTGGGTGAGGACTTGGACGGATACTGAAACCAGAGGACGTGAGCAAAGGCGAGATGAAAGTGTGGTTGATCCACCTGCAGAGTCCTGGTCACGGGGTGGCTGGAATGTTGAGCAGGGTCAGCGTTCGGCAGGACGTGGCAGAGGTGCACACTGGCCATCCAACCAGCAGGGGGAACAAGGAGAAAATTGGAGGCAACGTACTTCTTTCTCAGGGACAGCTAATAACACGGATTCATACAATCGGTTTAACGAAAACAGAGTTGGAACAAAAAGAAAAGAGCCAGAGGGCTCTGATTCGGCAGTGGATCGTTCAGGGTGGTCGTCGGCATCGAGCTGGGCCGTGCGTCGGACTCTTCCTGCTGATGTTCAGAACTACTACTCGCGCAGGGACAGAGGCAGCAGCAACGTCTGGAACAGACAAGAGGAGGATCAAAGTGCGCCTGGTGTCTCGAAACAAGCAG ATCCCCCTCAGAATGAACCAAAGGCCCCACTATCCACAGAGGCTGTCCCCCAACCCTTGCCTGCCCTGATGCCCCATCAGTTGGGCATGGTAGGGGTCCTCCGTTACCCCATGGCACCTTTGGTCCCCAGAGCTCCTGCTCCAGGCCTGCAGCCTGCTCAGTTCGGCATGCCTCCTCCTGTATCAGTACATCTGCACCCAGCTGGACCTCTCCTTCAGGTCCCAACCATTGCTGTACAGGGGCTGCCACCGCCACCCCCACCGCCTCCACCTGTGCAACAAGGGGGCTTCACTGCACCCAACGAAGGCCACATGCCACAG CAGGTGATGCCTAACTTCTCGGCCCCAGGCAAACCTTCTTTCAAACCCATGCCAACCAAAGTGGGTGCCTCCCTGCATCACCCCACAGGGACACTTAGTGTTGCCCAACCATCGTCTACCACCCCCCAGCCCACCTCTCATAGTAAGGCCCATGCTGACAGTTCAAAGAAAGAGAAG AAGTTGCAGATTCAGGAGCGTGCCGTCAGTGAGGTCAAAGCAGCAATTAAGCCATATTATCAAAAGAATGAAATTAACAAAGAGGAATATAAAGAGATTGTACGCAAAGCTGTGGAAAAG GTGTGCCACAGCAAGAGTGGAGAGGTGAACTCTGATAAGGTGGCCAACCTGGTGAAGGCGTACGTGGACAAATACAAACGCATTCGCAAAAACAAATCGGAGAAGAGCTGA
- the scaf11 gene encoding uncharacterized protein scaf11 isoform X2: MQEGPGKGGQSLEDEAAHRCPICLNQPRRADRAVPDGCSHVYCSACILRWAQMVQSCPVDRRPIRMIYLQGSSQQCIKLPVKVTQLSESHMCSGQDAQKMCHVSVEETEETKRLQKKKLNAKQKRHNRKCHSEAFVNKNRKMIGDSCHALQRSQHFHSSLPSQQGATVGTVTHIITESVELCEELSDDIQWRRLQRKSRWLPASAPAPSIGVIGVSLRSHLLLSAVSASLNLMLSENSVPFGRVCAVTCPKGEERKGSRGSGSKSSAKPAEAVPTRRSSRHSRSETEDTAAEQSQTTDSDTSSSTNHSTTSQNESSASSSEGQQESNQRVKTKDDPVERQEEEQKSEPENHEDDEVLKEEESEETEADQEPKEDESSDQANNDPEPADPEQKMEKANEKSPDENECVSTDANSPEKETTTIEEKASMNTVDHEDNQELSPGVMTKCDEVQASKEIDSPPSFGADLLKLGSQNVEPTSYTSNKITDLEPESETTAENTDEGLTQESSSFPSESPNLLDQSTGPSDQQLPQVNATSLETLDTNAGTHQDNTDLIPMECDSPASVNEDHAAVEMDSSVNVPQRPSQEPVHKSESCKEPKGSDKRDGRSRRSRFHSPTTTWSSSKESRSEGSRRSRSRDRSTKTRSTSRSREQQEDDQDGRPNHSRERSRSRERSRRRCSRSRSRSRTRNRTGRRSPSPERVDHSGHSPRKRESWGGDGWQAGGGERGFRNSSWRNNSEIPSNFTGREPNSSNNGNFHEASPDRGRNENPDWVRTWTDTETRGREQRRDESVVDPPAESWSRGGWNVEQGQRSAGRGRGAHWPSNQQGEQGENWRQRTSFSGTANNTDSYNRFNENRVGTKRKEPEGSDSAVDRSGWSSASSWAVRRTLPADVQNYYSRRDRGSSNVWNRQEEDQSAPGVSKQADPPQNEPKAPLSTEAVPQPLPALMPHQLGMVGVLRYPMAPLVPRAPAPGLQPAQFGMPPPVSVHLHPAGPLLQVPTIAVQGLPPPPPPPPPVQQGGFTAPNEGHMPQVMPNFSAPGKPSFKPMPTKVGASLHHPTGTLSVAQPSSTTPQPTSHSKAHADSSKKEKKLQIQERAVSEVKAAIKPYYQKNEINKEEYKEIVRKAVEKVCHSKSGEVNSDKVANLVKAYVDKYKRIRKNKSEKS, translated from the exons ATGCAAGAGGGGCCAGGAAAGG GTGGACAAAGTTTGGAGGATGAGGCAGCCCATCGCTGTCCTATCTGTCTGAACCAACCCAGGCGGGCAGATAGAGCGGTACCGGACGGCTGCTCGCATGTTTACTGCTCTGCCTGTATTCTCCGCTGGGCGCAG ATGGTTCAGTCCTGCCCAGTGGATCGCAGACCCATCAGAATGATCTACCTGCAGGGCTCCTCGCAGCAGTGCATCAAG CTTCCTGTGAAAGTGACCCAGCTGTCAGAGTCGCACATGTGCAGTGGTCAAGACGCTCAAAAGATGTGTCATGTCTCTGT AGAAGAGACCGAAGAAACCAAGAGACTGCAAAAGAAAAAACTTAATGCCAAACAGAAACGCCACAATCGAAAAT GTCACTCGGAAGCATTTGTGAATAAAAACAGAAAG ATGATTGGAGACTCATGTCATGCTCTCCAGCGCTCTCAACATTTTCACTCATCACTGCCCAGCCAACAGGGGGCGACAGTCGGTACTGTGACTCATATCAT AACTGAATCTGTCGAGCTTTGTGAGGAGTTGTCGGATGACATCCAGTGGAGGAGATTGCAGAGGAAATCCCGATGGTTACCTGCCTCTGCACCTGCCCCCTCAATAGGTGTAATTGG GGTGTCGCTGCGTTCACACCTGCTTCTGTCAGCTGTCTCTGCGTCTCTCAATCTTATGCTGTCAGAAAACTCAG TTCCTTTCGGCAGAGTTTGTGCCGTCACATGCCCCAAAGGTGAGGAGAGAAAGGGTAGCAGAGGTTCTGGGTCAAAGAGCTCAGCAAAACCAGCAGAAGCTGTTCCGACAAGACGCTCCTCTCGGCACAGTCGCTCCGAGACAGAGGATACTGCTGCTGAACAATCCCAGACAACAGATTCAGATACGTCCTCTTCCACCAACCATTCAACTACATCACAAAACGAATCCAGTGCTTCTTCGAGCGAGGGCCAGCAAGAGAGCAATCAAAGAGTGAAGACAAAAGATGATCCAGTGGAGAGACAAGAAGAGGAACAGAAATCTGAGCCTGAGAATCATGAAGATGATGAAGTATTAAAGGAAGAAGAATCAGAAGAAACTGAAGCAGACCAGGAACCTAAAGAAGATGAGAGTTCTGATCAAGCCAATAATGATCCAGAACCAGCAGATCCAGAGCAGAAGATGGAGAAGGCGAATGAGAAGAGTCCTGATGAGAATGAATGTGTTTCCACTGATGCTAATAGCCCTGAAAAAGAAACTACCACAATAGAGGAAAAGGCCAGCATGAATACTGTTGATCATGAAGACAATCAGGAACTTTCACCCGGTGTCATGACAAAATGTGATGAAGTTCAAGCATCAAAGGAGATAGACAGTCCACCTTCTTTTGGTGCAGACCTGCTAAAGCTTGGTTCTCAAAATGTTGAACCAACATCATACACTTCAAACAAGATCACTGACTTGGAACCTGAATCTGAGACCACAGCAGAAAACACAGATGAAGGTCTCACACAAGAGTCTAGCAGCTTTCCTTCGGAGTCTCCCAACCTTCTGGATCAGAGCACCGGTCCATCAGATCAACAACTCCCACAAGTGAATGCCACCTCGTTAGAGACTTTGGACACTAATGCAGGAACCCATCAAGACAACACTGACCTCATTCCCATGGAGTGTGATTCACCTGCGTCCGTGAATGAAGACCATGCTGCAGTTGAGATGGATTCCAGCGTCAACGTGCCCCAGCGGCCCAGTCAAGAGCCTGTGCACAAGTCTGAATCGTGTAAGGAGCCGAAAGGCTCAGACAAGAGGGATGGGCGATCACGCAGGTCTCGCTTTCATTCACCTACGACAACCTGGTCTTCTAGCAAGGAGTCTAGAAGTGAAGGGTCACGCAGATCAAGATCACGAGATAGAAGCACCAAAACCCGATCCACATCAAGGAGCCGTGAGCAACAAGAGGATGACCAAGATGGTAGACCGAACCATAGCAGAGAACGCAGTCGTAGTAGAGAGCGGAGTCGCAGGCGATGCAGTCGAAGTCGTTCGAGGTCCAGAACCAGAAACCGGACTGGACGCAGGAGCCCCTCTCCGGAGCGCGTGGACCACAGCGGACACTCTCCTCGGAAAAGGGAGTCTTGGGGTGGCGACGGTTGGCAGGCTGGAGGTGGTGAAAGAGGTTTCCGCAATTCCAGCTGGAGGAACAATTCAGAGATACCTAGTAATTTCACAGGAAGAGAGCCTAATTCATCTAACAACGGCAACTTCCACGAAGCATCGCCAGATCGAGGCAGAAATGAGAACCCAGACTGGGTGAGGACTTGGACGGATACTGAAACCAGAGGACGTGAGCAAAGGCGAGATGAAAGTGTGGTTGATCCACCTGCAGAGTCCTGGTCACGGGGTGGCTGGAATGTTGAGCAGGGTCAGCGTTCGGCAGGACGTGGCAGAGGTGCACACTGGCCATCCAACCAGCAGGGGGAACAAGGAGAAAATTGGAGGCAACGTACTTCTTTCTCAGGGACAGCTAATAACACGGATTCATACAATCGGTTTAACGAAAACAGAGTTGGAACAAAAAGAAAAGAGCCAGAGGGCTCTGATTCGGCAGTGGATCGTTCAGGGTGGTCGTCGGCATCGAGCTGGGCCGTGCGTCGGACTCTTCCTGCTGATGTTCAGAACTACTACTCGCGCAGGGACAGAGGCAGCAGCAACGTCTGGAACAGACAAGAGGAGGATCAAAGTGCGCCTGGTGTCTCGAAACAAGCAG ATCCCCCTCAGAATGAACCAAAGGCCCCACTATCCACAGAGGCTGTCCCCCAACCCTTGCCTGCCCTGATGCCCCATCAGTTGGGCATGGTAGGGGTCCTCCGTTACCCCATGGCACCTTTGGTCCCCAGAGCTCCTGCTCCAGGCCTGCAGCCTGCTCAGTTCGGCATGCCTCCTCCTGTATCAGTACATCTGCACCCAGCTGGACCTCTCCTTCAGGTCCCAACCATTGCTGTACAGGGGCTGCCACCGCCACCCCCACCGCCTCCACCTGTGCAACAAGGGGGCTTCACTGCACCCAACGAAGGCCACATGCCACAG GTGATGCCTAACTTCTCGGCCCCAGGCAAACCTTCTTTCAAACCCATGCCAACCAAAGTGGGTGCCTCCCTGCATCACCCCACAGGGACACTTAGTGTTGCCCAACCATCGTCTACCACCCCCCAGCCCACCTCTCATAGTAAGGCCCATGCTGACAGTTCAAAGAAAGAGAAG AAGTTGCAGATTCAGGAGCGTGCCGTCAGTGAGGTCAAAGCAGCAATTAAGCCATATTATCAAAAGAATGAAATTAACAAAGAGGAATATAAAGAGATTGTACGCAAAGCTGTGGAAAAG GTGTGCCACAGCAAGAGTGGAGAGGTGAACTCTGATAAGGTGGCCAACCTGGTGAAGGCGTACGTGGACAAATACAAACGCATTCGCAAAAACAAATCGGAGAAGAGCTGA
- the LOC129432187 gene encoding sodium-coupled neutral amino acid symporter 2-like, which produces MYQELKDRSRQKMQNVANVSFLGMFVMYLLAALFGYLTFNEAVESELLHTYSRVYDFDIVLMVVRFAVLVAVTLTVPVVLFPIRTSVNHLTGATKNFSWPRHISITVGLLVCVNILVIFVHNIRDIFGFIGASAAVMLIFILPSAFYIKLVKKESMKSVQKISALLFLITGFFVMIGSITLIILDWIHNAGVSEDTGSGH; this is translated from the exons ATGTACCAGGAACTCAAAGA tcgTTCCAGACAGAAGATGCAGAATGTGGCAAATGTGTCATTTCTGGGAATGTTTGTTATGTATCTACTGGCTGCTCTCTTTGGATATCTGACCTTCAACG AGGCTGTCGAATCTGAGCTCCTTCACACTTACTCCAGGGTCTACGATTTTGATATTGTGCTTATGGTTGTGCGTTTTGCTGTTTTGGTCGCTGTGACCTTAACTGTGCCTGTGGTTCTTTTCCCT atTCGTACCTCAGTCAACCACCTGACTGGCGCAACTAAAAACTTCAGCTGGCCCCGTCACATCTCCATTACCGTCGGCCTGCTTGTCTGCGTAAACATTCTGGTCATCTTTGTCCACAACATCAGAGACATTTTTGGATTTATTG GTGCATCTGCTGCGGTCATGCTGATCTTCATCCTGCCGTCTGCCTTCTACATCAAACTGGTGAAGAAAGAGTCTATGAAGTCTGTTCAAAAGATCTCG GCACTTTTGTTCCTGATCACAGGCTTCTTTGTTATGATCGGTAGTATTACTTTGATTATTTTGGACTGGATCCACAATGCCGGAGTTTCTGAGGACACCGGCAGTGGCCACTAG
- the LOC141362412 gene encoding sodium-coupled neutral amino acid symporter 2-like isoform X2 codes for MNKAPGKTEMSNFSTLDVDNSSTNSNEYDGYKESPTKTPINGLQYVDVDAESKNFLSGKKKYENEYTPGSASFGMSVFNLGNAIMGSGILGLSYAMANTGIALFVILLVAVLIFSLYSVHLLLKTANEGGSMVYEQLGYKAFVIPGKLAASCSITMQNFGAMASYLFIVKYELPIVIKSFLDTNDNSWYTNGDYLVLIVTVGLILPLSLLKNLGYLGYTSGFSLLCMVFFLIVVSSEIRKWLTTKTINSRCK; via the exons ATGAACAAAGCTCCTGGTAAAACAGAGATGAGCAATTTCAGCACTTTAGACGTGGACAACAGCAGCACCAACAGCAATGAATACGACGGTTATAAAGAAAGTCCAACCAAAACTCCTATTAACGG TTTGCAGTATGTCGACGTGGATGCAGAAAGCAAGAACTTTCTATCTGGCAAGAAGAAATATGAGAATGAATAT ACTCCCGGCTCAGCGTCGTTTGGGATGTCAGTGTTTAATCTCGGCAATGCCATCATGGGAAGTGGAATACTGGGGCTTTCCTATGCCATGGCCAATACTGGCATCGCCCTGTTTGT GATCCTGCTTGTGGCAGTATTAATCTTCTCCTTGTACTCTGTACATTTGCTACTCAAAACAGCCAACGAAGGAG GGTCTATGGTTTACGAACAGCTGGGGTATAAAGCGTTCGTTATTCCCGGCAAACTGGCCGCCTCTTGCTCAATCACCATGCAAAACTTTGGAG CTATGGCCAGCTATCTCTTCATTGTGAAGTACGAACTACCGATAGTCATCAAGTCCTTTCTGGACACCAATGACAA TTCCTGGTACACTAACGGCGACTACCTCGTGCTGATCGTCACCGTGGGCCTCATTTTACCCCTCTCATTGCTTAAAAACTTGG GTTACCTGGGATACACGAGTGGCTTCTCCTTGTTGTGCATGGTGTTCTTCCTCATTGTGGTGAGTTCAGAGATACGCAAGTGGTTAACAACAAAAACCATTAATAGCCGATGCAAATGA
- the LOC141362412 gene encoding sodium-coupled neutral amino acid symporter 2-like isoform X1, with protein MSHFRPLDMNNISTNGNEPHNYQESPNKTHINQYYGFQESPNKTPSNGMNKAPGKTEMSNFSTLDVDNSSTNSNEYDGYKESPTKTPINGLQYVDVDAESKNFLSGKKKYENEYTPGSASFGMSVFNLGNAIMGSGILGLSYAMANTGIALFVILLVAVLIFSLYSVHLLLKTANEGGSMVYEQLGYKAFVIPGKLAASCSITMQNFGAMASYLFIVKYELPIVIKSFLDTNDNSWYTNGDYLVLIVTVGLILPLSLLKNLGYLGYTSGFSLLCMVFFLIVVSSEIRKWLTTKTINSRCK; from the exons ATGAGTCATTTCAGGCCTTTAGACATGAACAACATCAGCACCAACGGCAATGAACCCCACAATTATCAAGAAAGTCCTAACAAAACTCATATTAATCAATACTACGGTTTTCAAGAAAGTCCAAACAAAACTCCTAGTAACGG AATGAACAAAGCTCCTGGTAAAACAGAGATGAGCAATTTCAGCACTTTAGACGTGGACAACAGCAGCACCAACAGCAATGAATACGACGGTTATAAAGAAAGTCCAACCAAAACTCCTATTAACGG TTTGCAGTATGTCGACGTGGATGCAGAAAGCAAGAACTTTCTATCTGGCAAGAAGAAATATGAGAATGAATAT ACTCCCGGCTCAGCGTCGTTTGGGATGTCAGTGTTTAATCTCGGCAATGCCATCATGGGAAGTGGAATACTGGGGCTTTCCTATGCCATGGCCAATACTGGCATCGCCCTGTTTGT GATCCTGCTTGTGGCAGTATTAATCTTCTCCTTGTACTCTGTACATTTGCTACTCAAAACAGCCAACGAAGGAG GGTCTATGGTTTACGAACAGCTGGGGTATAAAGCGTTCGTTATTCCCGGCAAACTGGCCGCCTCTTGCTCAATCACCATGCAAAACTTTGGAG CTATGGCCAGCTATCTCTTCATTGTGAAGTACGAACTACCGATAGTCATCAAGTCCTTTCTGGACACCAATGACAA TTCCTGGTACACTAACGGCGACTACCTCGTGCTGATCGTCACCGTGGGCCTCATTTTACCCCTCTCATTGCTTAAAAACTTGG GTTACCTGGGATACACGAGTGGCTTCTCCTTGTTGTGCATGGTGTTCTTCCTCATTGTGGTGAGTTCAGAGATACGCAAGTGGTTAACAACAAAAACCATTAATAGCCGATGCAAATGA